The Chryseolinea soli genome contains a region encoding:
- a CDS encoding SWIB/MDM2 domain-containing protein, which yields MVPLTPSAALSEVIGTKAIPRTEIIKKIWDYIKKNNLQDKKNRRMINGDVKLKAIFGGKDQISMFELAKVVNKHVK from the coding sequence ATGGTTCCTCTGACTCCCAGCGCAGCCCTTTCTGAAGTGATCGGCACCAAAGCCATCCCCAGAACAGAGATCATCAAAAAGATCTGGGACTACATCAAGAAGAACAATCTTCAGGACAAGAAGAACAGAAGAATGATCAACGGCGACGTGAAGCTGAAAGCCATTTTCGGTGGCAAAGATCAGATCTCCATGTTCGAATTGGCTAAAGTCGTGAACAAACACGTGAAGTAA
- a CDS encoding LytR/AlgR family response regulator transcription factor → MKAVIVDDEKDSRQILANYLAKYCPEVQVCGFGESVSTGLEAIEAHRPDIVFLDIEMPYGNGFDLLDKVGQVDFETVFVTAFDTYAIQALNLSAAYYLLKPIDIDELIKAVTKIKEERAAENYKHHAQVLLENLRAPSPQKIMLPTLEGFEIVSINTILYCEAVDNFTRFHFETGTPLLICRTLKYFEEVLGEHGFLRIHRSHLIHPHHVIRYSKGKGGFVTMKDKRELEVAPSRKKELLGLFER, encoded by the coding sequence ATGAAAGCCGTGATCGTCGACGATGAAAAAGACAGCCGCCAGATCCTGGCGAACTACCTGGCCAAATACTGTCCCGAAGTCCAGGTCTGTGGCTTTGGCGAGTCCGTATCCACCGGGCTGGAGGCCATCGAAGCCCACCGCCCCGACATTGTTTTTCTCGACATCGAAATGCCCTATGGCAACGGCTTCGACCTGCTGGACAAGGTTGGTCAGGTAGATTTCGAGACGGTCTTTGTCACGGCCTTCGACACCTACGCCATCCAAGCCCTCAACCTGAGTGCCGCCTATTACCTGCTGAAACCCATCGACATCGACGAGCTCATCAAGGCCGTGACCAAAATAAAAGAAGAGCGCGCCGCCGAAAACTACAAACACCACGCGCAAGTGCTCCTGGAGAATTTGCGCGCACCCTCACCTCAAAAGATCATGCTGCCCACCCTGGAGGGCTTCGAGATCGTGTCGATCAACACCATCTTATATTGCGAGGCCGTAGATAACTTCACCCGCTTTCATTTCGAGACGGGCACTCCCCTGCTCATTTGCCGCACACTGAAATATTTTGAGGAAGTGTTGGGGGAGCATGGCTTTCTGCGGATCCATCGATCGCATCTTATTCATCCCCATCATGTTATTCGATACTCGAAGGGAAAGGGAGGGTTTGTGACGATGAAGGATAAGCGGGAATTGGAGGTGGCGCCGAGTAGGAAGAAGGAGTTGTTGGGGTTGTTTGAGCGATGA
- a CDS encoding ARPP-1 family domain-containing protein, which yields MKRFMFTNLLLAIAIATTHAQYNKANLKLEPAAALKKYAYENLQVYPVRANAAFKEQHKHVGNYVTLKDGLQKNKAKITERDRGEVNTLYIENVSSDTIMVLSGEVVQGGKQDRVIAQDFLLYPKSKKDISVFCVEPGRWQPQKGGDEGMEFKSYSSFSTNDVRKAAIVEKDQQKVWDKVAETTSKNNATTSTGTLTALKNSGPFSASLKKYTDYFKPLFASEPDVIGMVVVSGDVILGCDMFATHEMFMAHYPDLVNAYATQAITTGKPVTVPYGNVQRYLDTLITDERKQESEVKKKGTLLKEGDKKLHVSTF from the coding sequence ATGAAACGGTTCATGTTCACAAACCTGCTCCTGGCGATCGCGATCGCCACAACCCATGCGCAATACAACAAAGCCAACCTGAAACTGGAACCAGCTGCGGCACTGAAAAAGTATGCCTATGAAAACCTCCAGGTGTATCCCGTGCGAGCGAACGCAGCCTTCAAAGAACAGCATAAGCATGTGGGAAACTATGTGACGCTCAAGGATGGCCTGCAAAAAAATAAAGCAAAGATCACCGAACGCGACAGGGGAGAAGTGAACACACTCTACATCGAAAACGTATCATCCGACACCATCATGGTGCTTTCGGGCGAGGTGGTGCAGGGCGGCAAACAAGATCGTGTCATCGCGCAGGATTTTCTTTTGTACCCCAAAAGCAAAAAGGATATTTCGGTCTTCTGTGTAGAGCCCGGTCGTTGGCAACCGCAGAAAGGAGGGGATGAGGGTATGGAGTTTAAGTCGTATTCGTCGTTCTCAACGAACGACGTCCGCAAGGCGGCTATCGTGGAAAAAGATCAGCAGAAGGTTTGGGATAAGGTGGCGGAAACCACATCGAAAAACAACGCCACCACGAGCACCGGCACACTCACCGCCTTGAAAAATTCCGGACCGTTCAGCGCAAGCCTGAAAAAATATACCGACTACTTCAAGCCGCTTTTTGCCAGCGAACCCGATGTGATCGGCATGGTCGTGGTGTCGGGCGATGTCATCCTAGGGTGTGATATGTTTGCCACGCACGAAATGTTTATGGCCCACTATCCCGATCTCGTCAACGCCTATGCCACCCAGGCCATCACCACGGGCAAACCGGTGACGGTGCCCTATGGAAATGTGCAACGCTACCTGGACACGCTCATCACCGACGAGCGAAAACAGGAAAGCGAAGTGAAGAAGAAAGGAACGCTCCTCAAGGAAGGCGACAAAAAACTACACGTCTCTACCTTCTGA
- a CDS encoding vWA domain-containing protein has translation MRHLNTAAGLLLKGIVFTAALCLYTECQPAHSETRPTAEPATVKSQKIKLALLLDTSNSMDGLIEQAKSQLWKIVNELAAAKCSDGASPDIAIALYEYGNDRLSSGNGYIRQVSPLTGDLDVLSEKLFALTTNGGQEYCGHVIRTALEQLEWSGEKNDLKMIFIAGNEPFSQGSVSYEWACQYAKEKDVVVNTIFCGSFDEGIATSWKRGADVGGGAYMSIEQNRKTVYIATPFDDQISAKNEALNATYVYYGASGAYKKDQQRVQDSNAAQYGKANEVERTLSKSSKVYSNSSWDLIDASKDNAKIVTETKTDDLPEEMRSMTVEQRKSYIAQKAADRARIQAEIQTLQKERSKYIDTHSTAADKTASLDATMIKSLKAYGQAKNLSWK, from the coding sequence ATGAGACACCTGAACACCGCCGCGGGCCTGCTTTTGAAAGGTATCGTTTTCACCGCCGCCCTATGCCTGTATACTGAATGCCAGCCGGCTCACTCGGAGACCAGACCAACTGCCGAGCCGGCCACCGTGAAAAGCCAAAAGATCAAGCTGGCCTTGCTGCTGGACACCAGCAACAGCATGGACGGGCTCATCGAACAAGCCAAATCGCAGTTGTGGAAGATCGTGAACGAGCTGGCCGCCGCCAAATGCAGCGACGGTGCGTCGCCCGACATCGCCATTGCCCTCTACGAATATGGCAACGACCGGCTGTCGTCCGGCAACGGCTACATCCGCCAGGTGAGTCCGCTGACGGGAGACCTGGACGTACTCTCCGAAAAATTGTTTGCCCTCACCACCAATGGCGGCCAGGAATATTGTGGACACGTGATCCGTACGGCACTCGAACAACTGGAATGGTCGGGAGAGAAAAACGACCTCAAAATGATTTTCATCGCCGGCAACGAGCCCTTCTCGCAGGGAAGTGTTTCGTATGAGTGGGCATGTCAATACGCGAAAGAAAAGGATGTCGTGGTGAACACGATCTTCTGCGGAAGCTTTGACGAAGGCATTGCAACGAGTTGGAAGCGGGGAGCAGACGTAGGAGGAGGTGCCTATATGAGCATCGAACAAAATCGCAAGACCGTCTATATCGCAACGCCTTTCGATGATCAGATCAGCGCCAAAAATGAGGCCTTGAATGCCACTTATGTTTACTATGGCGCGTCCGGCGCATACAAAAAAGATCAACAACGGGTTCAGGACAGCAATGCTGCGCAATACGGCAAGGCAAATGAAGTAGAGCGCACCCTTTCCAAAAGTTCGAAGGTCTATTCCAATTCAAGCTGGGACCTGATCGATGCCTCAAAGGATAACGCCAAGATCGTTACCGAAACCAAAACCGACGACTTACCCGAAGAAATGCGCTCCATGACGGTGGAGCAACGCAAAAGCTATATCGCCCAAAAAGCAGCTGACCGTGCCCGCATACAGGCAGAAATCCAGACGCTCCAAAAAGAACGCAGCAAATATATCGACACCCACAGCACCGCCGCAGACAAGACAGCTTCCCTGGATGCTACCATGATCAAGTCGCTGAAGGCCTACGGCCAGGCAAAAAATTTGAGCTGGAAATAA
- the smc gene encoding chromosome segregation protein SMC, whose protein sequence is MQLAKLEIKGFKSFADKIVINFDEGITGIVGPNGCGKSNVVDSIRWVLGEQKTSALRSEKMENIIFNGTSARGAQQMAEVSLTINNTKNILPTEYAQITITRRLYRSGESEYLLNGVVCRLKDITNLFLDTGVASNSYAIIELGMVDDLLNDKDNSRRMLFEEAAGISKFKKRKKETLKKLEDTDADLERVEDLLFEIEKNMKSLEKQAKQTENYYKIKEEYKEKSIHLAKVVVNKQKDKFNHITKQIEQENDRKIGLAAEISEKEAVIEKAKAELILKEKTLSSRQKAINEFVAKIRQYESEKQIKNERLKYLNDRAAGLREQIDQDRKSNERARFSIQSLETEKKSAEDIFEEISHKLETLKADYESQKNITSELQQQSDSIRRVQRERQEENFQINKDVEIREIQVSSLKQELEKTASDTSQQSASLVEFENKLKILQEELNVKNNEQENLKKEEEEVQERMVLIEKTIDMIREEMNVTGRKLDARQNEYNLTKSLVENLEGFPEAIKFLKKKVGKNAPLLSDILTTSEEYRVAIENYLEPYLNYYIVEHESEAYEAINILSDAAKGKAHFFILDSFDKFESTTGRIYDNAFPATEIIEYDQKYRKLMAYILDKVYIYEGDTKNIPSTDENTFITKNGKLTKRKFSISGGSVGLFEGKKIGRAKNMEKLEKEIKELTTKLDDIRVSLLEKQADLEKLRNNKIRQQIDEVQRGIRQVNDEFVSLRTKREQFAQMLNNADLRREDILEKIDTLLRELDDLKPRAQRALHDLEEQENKLVSITNNLASNSEVLSQKSAAYNEQNIFYHQQENRVKSIEQETRFKQESMDQSSQRIDVNVEELKKNEDEVKRIIETTQSNDDELLGMYEEKEGMEKGLSEAEKEYYESRGYIDQVDKQLREVQHQRQSIDTTLMDLQTQLNESKMQLNSVKERLSVEFNIDLDSVVGHTAAEESEDYSKADEDKIRHDVQKIRDRLDNMGPINPMAMEAYTEIKQRNDFIIAQKTDLLKAKESLFNTIAEIEGVASQTFMEAFNKIKEHFIRVFQSLFVQGDECDLRLVDPNNPLESDIDIIAKPKGKRPLTINQLSGGEKTLTATALLFSMYLLKPAPFCIFDEVDAPLDDANIDKFNNIIRDFSKDSQFVIVTHNKRTMSSTDVIYGITMVEKGISRVVPVDLRELA, encoded by the coding sequence ATGCAATTAGCGAAACTGGAGATCAAAGGCTTCAAGAGTTTTGCCGACAAAATCGTTATCAATTTTGATGAAGGGATTACGGGGATTGTTGGGCCAAACGGATGTGGCAAGTCAAACGTAGTGGATTCCATCCGTTGGGTGTTGGGCGAGCAAAAGACCAGCGCCCTGCGTTCGGAGAAGATGGAGAATATCATCTTTAACGGCACCAGCGCGCGCGGAGCCCAGCAAATGGCGGAGGTTTCGCTGACCATTAACAACACGAAGAACATCCTGCCTACCGAATATGCACAGATCACCATCACCCGCCGCCTCTACCGCTCGGGTGAAAGCGAGTATCTGCTAAACGGCGTGGTCTGCCGCCTCAAGGACATCACCAACCTCTTCCTCGACACCGGGGTGGCTTCCAACAGCTACGCCATCATCGAGTTGGGCATGGTGGACGACCTGCTGAACGACAAGGACAACAGCCGCCGCATGCTTTTCGAAGAGGCCGCCGGTATCTCCAAGTTCAAAAAGCGGAAAAAGGAAACCCTCAAAAAGCTGGAAGACACCGACGCCGACCTGGAACGGGTGGAAGACCTCTTGTTTGAGATCGAAAAGAACATGAAGAGCCTTGAAAAACAGGCCAAACAGACCGAGAACTATTACAAGATCAAGGAAGAATACAAGGAAAAAAGCATCCACCTGGCCAAGGTGGTGGTGAACAAGCAGAAGGACAAGTTCAACCACATCACCAAGCAGATCGAACAGGAGAACGACCGCAAGATCGGTCTGGCTGCCGAGATCTCGGAGAAAGAAGCCGTGATCGAAAAGGCAAAGGCGGAGCTGATCCTGAAAGAAAAAACGCTTTCGTCGCGTCAAAAGGCCATCAACGAGTTTGTGGCCAAGATCCGTCAGTACGAAAGCGAGAAACAGATCAAGAATGAACGGCTGAAATACTTGAACGACCGTGCAGCCGGTTTGCGCGAGCAGATCGACCAGGACCGCAAAAGCAACGAGCGCGCCCGCTTCAGCATTCAAAGCCTGGAAACGGAGAAGAAATCTGCCGAAGACATCTTCGAAGAGATCAGCCACAAACTGGAAACCCTGAAGGCCGACTACGAAAGCCAGAAGAATATTACCTCGGAATTGCAACAGCAATCCGACTCGATCCGCCGCGTGCAGCGTGAGCGCCAGGAAGAAAACTTCCAGATCAACAAAGACGTCGAGATCCGCGAAATCCAGGTCTCTTCCCTCAAGCAGGAACTTGAAAAAACCGCGAGCGACACCAGCCAGCAAAGCGCCAGCCTGGTGGAGTTCGAGAACAAGCTGAAGATCCTGCAGGAAGAACTGAACGTGAAGAACAACGAGCAGGAGAACCTGAAAAAAGAGGAAGAGGAAGTTCAGGAGCGCATGGTGCTGATCGAAAAAACGATCGACATGATCCGTGAGGAAATGAACGTGACCGGCCGCAAACTCGATGCGCGTCAGAACGAATACAACCTCACCAAATCGCTGGTGGAAAACCTCGAGGGCTTCCCCGAGGCGATCAAGTTCCTGAAAAAGAAAGTAGGCAAGAACGCTCCCCTCCTCTCCGACATCCTCACTACTTCGGAAGAGTACCGTGTGGCGATCGAGAATTACCTGGAGCCCTACCTGAACTACTACATCGTTGAACACGAGTCGGAAGCCTATGAGGCCATCAACATCCTGAGCGACGCAGCCAAGGGCAAGGCGCACTTTTTTATCCTGGATTCATTCGACAAGTTCGAGTCCACCACGGGACGCATTTATGACAACGCATTCCCGGCTACGGAGATCATCGAATACGATCAGAAGTACAGAAAGCTGATGGCGTACATCCTCGATAAGGTGTACATCTACGAAGGCGATACCAAAAATATCCCGTCAACGGACGAGAACACGTTCATCACCAAGAACGGCAAGCTCACCAAGCGCAAGTTCAGTATCTCCGGTGGTTCTGTGGGATTGTTCGAAGGCAAGAAGATCGGTCGTGCCAAGAACATGGAGAAACTCGAGAAGGAGATCAAGGAGTTGACCACGAAGCTCGACGATATCCGTGTCAGCCTGTTGGAAAAACAAGCCGACCTGGAGAAGCTGCGCAACAACAAGATCCGCCAGCAAATCGACGAGGTACAACGCGGCATCCGTCAGGTGAACGACGAGTTCGTTTCCCTGCGCACCAAACGCGAACAGTTCGCACAGATGCTGAACAACGCCGACTTGCGCCGCGAAGACATCCTGGAAAAGATCGACACCCTGTTGCGCGAATTGGACGACCTGAAGCCCCGTGCGCAACGCGCCCTCCACGACCTGGAGGAACAAGAAAACAAACTGGTATCCATCACCAACAACCTGGCCTCGAACAGCGAGGTGCTGAGTCAGAAATCGGCTGCCTACAATGAGCAGAACATCTTCTATCATCAGCAAGAGAACCGCGTGAAAAGCATCGAGCAGGAAACGCGCTTCAAACAGGAGTCGATGGACCAAAGCAGCCAGCGCATCGACGTGAACGTGGAGGAGCTGAAGAAGAATGAAGATGAAGTGAAACGCATCATCGAGACCACCCAATCCAACGACGACGAACTCCTCGGCATGTACGAAGAGAAAGAAGGCATGGAGAAGGGCTTGAGTGAGGCGGAGAAAGAATATTACGAATCACGCGGCTACATCGACCAGGTTGACAAGCAACTGCGCGAAGTACAGCACCAGCGTCAGAGCATCGACACGACGTTGATGGATCTGCAAACGCAATTGAACGAAAGCAAGATGCAGCTGAACTCGGTGAAGGAACGCCTTTCCGTGGAGTTCAACATCGACCTGGATTCTGTTGTGGGGCACACCGCCGCCGAAGAGTCGGAAGACTATTCGAAGGCCGACGAGGACAAGATCCGTCACGACGTTCAAAAGATCCGCGACCGGCTCGACAACATGGGTCCCATCAACCCGATGGCTATGGAAGCCTACACGGAGATCAAACAACGCAATGATTTTATCATCGCACAAAAAACAGATCTCCTGAAAGCGAAAGAATCCTTGTTCAACACCATCGCTGAAATTGAAGGGGTGGCCAGCCAGACCTTTATGGAGGCCTTCAACAAGATCAAAGAACACTTTATTCGCGTGTTCCAGTCGTTGTTTGTGCAAGGTGACGAGTGCGACTTGCGTCTCGTTGATCCCAACAACCCGCTGGAGTCCGACATCGACATCATTGCAAAACCCAAAGGCAAACGGCCGTTGACCATCAACCAGCTTTCGGGAGGAGAAAAAACCCTCACCGCTACGGCGCTGCTGTTTTCGATGTACCTGTTGAAGCCGGCACCGTTCTGTATCTTCGACGAGGTGGATGCTCCCTTGGACGACGCCAACATCGACAAGTTCAACAACATCATCCGCGATTTCAGCAAGGATTCGCAGTTCGTGATCGTGACGCACAACAAGCGCACGATGAGCTCTACGGACGTGATCTATGGTATCACTATGGTGGAGAAAGGTATCTCCCGCGTGGTTCCCGTAGACCTTCGCGAATTGGCCTGA
- a CDS encoding MFS transporter yields MKVRYQVLLLLVLLSVITYLDRVCMNVVAKYVKADLGLDNQQFGYILAAFSLSYALFEIPTGALGDRIGARRVLTRVVVWWSVFTALTGSAFSFIILLIIRFLFGAGEAGAYPNASIAIAHWFPRTETARAQSAIWAAGRIGGALTPLIVVPLVHAFGWRLAFGALGVLGFVWAAVWFIWFRDEPRQKPAVTEHELAEIELGRKLGSARHGIPWKSITRNTNLWILMLMCHLFFYGSYFFTNWSSTYFQEGLGMTEDESKNFLSLSYFFGAIGCLTGGFLSDWLTQKFGLKPGRRIVAVVGLGLSALLFLGAGVLHSKTSSGYLLALSVLTKDLALPVAFAVCVDIGRQNSGVVVGAMNFAGQLGGFFITLIFGILVQQTGNFSYPLFLIAACLFVSAALWFKIDPTKPVVLET; encoded by the coding sequence TTGAAAGTACGCTACCAGGTCCTCTTGCTCCTCGTTCTCCTGTCGGTCATCACCTACCTGGACCGGGTGTGCATGAACGTGGTAGCGAAATACGTGAAAGCCGACCTTGGGTTGGATAATCAACAATTTGGCTACATACTGGCGGCGTTCTCTTTGTCCTATGCCTTGTTTGAAATTCCCACAGGTGCTTTGGGCGACCGCATTGGAGCGCGCAGGGTGCTCACGCGCGTGGTCGTGTGGTGGTCGGTGTTCACGGCGCTTACGGGCTCGGCGTTCAGCTTTATAATTCTACTTATTATCCGTTTCCTCTTCGGGGCGGGCGAGGCCGGCGCATATCCCAATGCATCGATCGCCATCGCCCATTGGTTTCCCCGCACAGAAACTGCCCGGGCGCAGTCGGCCATTTGGGCGGCTGGTCGCATAGGCGGGGCGTTAACCCCGCTCATTGTTGTGCCGCTGGTTCATGCCTTTGGATGGCGACTGGCTTTCGGGGCTCTGGGGGTTCTGGGGTTTGTTTGGGCTGCGGTGTGGTTCATCTGGTTTCGCGATGAGCCCCGCCAAAAACCTGCCGTCACCGAACACGAACTCGCGGAAATTGAATTGGGCCGCAAGCTTGGCAGCGCCCGGCATGGAATCCCCTGGAAGTCCATCACCCGGAACACCAATCTGTGGATCCTCATGCTCATGTGCCATCTGTTTTTCTATGGGTCCTATTTCTTTACCAACTGGTCGTCCACCTATTTCCAGGAGGGGTTGGGCATGACGGAGGATGAGTCAAAAAATTTCCTTTCCCTTTCTTATTTTTTTGGCGCGATCGGATGTCTCACCGGAGGCTTTCTCAGTGATTGGCTTACCCAGAAATTTGGTTTGAAACCGGGTCGACGGATCGTGGCAGTCGTTGGTTTAGGATTGTCGGCCCTCTTGTTCCTGGGCGCCGGTGTGTTGCACAGTAAAACATCTTCGGGCTATTTGCTGGCACTTTCCGTGCTCACAAAAGATCTGGCGCTGCCCGTCGCGTTTGCGGTGTGTGTGGACATCGGTCGGCAAAACTCAGGTGTTGTCGTGGGCGCTATGAACTTCGCGGGGCAACTGGGTGGCTTCTTCATCACCCTCATCTTTGGCATCCTGGTTCAACAAACCGGAAACTTCAGCTACCCGTTGTTTCTCATCGCTGCGTGCTTATTCGTCAGCGCGGCATTGTGGTTCAAGATCGACCCGACAAAGCCCGTCGTCCTCGAAACGTGA
- a CDS encoding tetratricopeptide repeat-containing sensor histidine kinase: MRQRIVIVFCFLGILLSTTGYGQASKKDSYTKFKSNSSRQSVSVLLNEASGMKDKDPQNALSKVREALGLSLANGESFNEGRCYLLLGEINEGLQEWKLALDNYGHAREKLVTPKGGYTDEYVRAVQGMGNTALKLGQYAEALKHFEEALQLSRNANQKAALQLSLSEVYYQMERYPEALVPLKEIDLTPKKVVSSDNSFSNQAKNQEAKIYARLNNLDKSKALFDSSVNTLRQTKNVSPEEDQSLQKAKEEIAGVFRSQNRYDDEIDLRNKSIEYNLESNNFSEVTKDKVEIGNALDAKGEPRAALRAIEEAARIADTLHNPKEQMYAYQTLANLYEKNGMTSKALDAYHKFSFHVTQADSLNEVQRLQQARILNIQKDITELSKNVSLGKQEESLEQATVTRQRIIIYGLLALLLVIGTTSYFTYKNAQASKMANQLLALKSLRSQMNPHFIFNALNSVNHFIAQQDERAANKFLSEFSQLMRLVLENSQEDFIPLQQEQDILSLYLKLEHYRFRDKFDYTIDVDASLNTEAMEVPPMLIQPYIENAVWHGLRYREEKGHLSLRFIKDNGQLVVEIKDNGIGRKRSAALKTAQQKKHRSTGLKNIRERLDILNKVYKTHYRVAIDDLPEGSGTEVRVYLPMKNHTASL; the protein is encoded by the coding sequence ATGCGCCAACGAATCGTCATCGTGTTCTGTTTTCTGGGGATCTTGCTCTCGACGACCGGTTATGGTCAGGCCAGCAAAAAAGACTCCTACACGAAATTCAAGAGCAATTCCTCGCGCCAGTCGGTGTCGGTGTTGTTGAATGAAGCGAGTGGAATGAAGGATAAAGACCCACAAAATGCGCTCAGCAAAGTGCGGGAAGCCCTTGGACTAAGCCTGGCCAACGGCGAGTCCTTCAATGAAGGACGATGCTACCTATTGCTGGGCGAGATCAATGAAGGCCTGCAGGAATGGAAGCTGGCCCTGGACAATTATGGACATGCCCGTGAAAAACTTGTTACCCCAAAGGGTGGATACACCGACGAGTATGTGCGTGCCGTGCAAGGCATGGGCAACACCGCCCTGAAACTCGGGCAATACGCTGAAGCTTTGAAGCACTTTGAAGAAGCCTTGCAGCTATCCAGGAATGCCAACCAAAAAGCTGCCTTGCAATTGAGCTTGTCGGAAGTGTATTACCAGATGGAGCGCTACCCGGAAGCGTTGGTCCCTTTGAAGGAGATCGACCTCACCCCGAAGAAAGTAGTGAGCAGTGACAACAGTTTTTCCAACCAAGCCAAGAACCAGGAAGCGAAGATCTATGCCCGCCTTAACAACCTGGACAAAAGCAAAGCCCTGTTTGACAGCTCGGTGAACACGTTGCGCCAAACCAAGAACGTGAGCCCCGAAGAAGACCAGTCTTTGCAAAAGGCCAAAGAGGAAATCGCGGGCGTATTTCGCTCCCAAAACCGTTACGATGACGAGATCGACCTGCGCAATAAGTCCATTGAATATAACCTGGAGTCGAATAACTTTTCTGAAGTGACCAAGGACAAAGTAGAGATCGGCAACGCGCTCGACGCCAAAGGCGAACCCCGCGCTGCGCTGAGGGCCATCGAAGAAGCCGCGCGCATTGCCGACACCCTCCACAATCCCAAGGAGCAGATGTATGCCTATCAAACACTGGCCAACCTCTATGAAAAGAACGGCATGACGTCCAAGGCGCTGGATGCCTATCACAAATTCAGCTTCCACGTCACGCAGGCCGACTCGCTCAACGAAGTGCAGCGTCTCCAGCAGGCCCGGATCCTCAACATTCAAAAAGACATCACCGAACTCTCCAAGAATGTATCGCTCGGCAAACAGGAAGAAAGCCTGGAGCAGGCCACCGTGACGCGTCAACGGATCATCATCTATGGACTGCTGGCCTTGTTGCTGGTGATTGGCACCACCTCGTATTTCACCTATAAGAATGCGCAAGCCAGCAAAATGGCCAACCAACTGCTGGCCTTGAAGTCGCTGCGCAGCCAGATGAACCCGCATTTTATTTTCAATGCGCTCAATTCCGTCAACCATTTTATTGCCCAGCAGGACGAGCGCGCTGCCAACAAATTCCTTTCCGAATTCTCCCAACTGATGCGGCTCGTGCTAGAAAATTCACAAGAGGATTTTATTCCCTTGCAACAGGAGCAGGACATTCTCTCGCTGTACCTGAAACTGGAGCACTATCGCTTCCGCGATAAATTCGACTACACGATCGACGTAGACGCATCGCTGAACACCGAAGCGATGGAGGTCCCTCCTATGCTGATTCAGCCTTACATCGAGAACGCTGTCTGGCATGGGTTGAGGTATCGGGAGGAGAAGGGTCATCTTTCGCTCCGGTTCATCAAAGACAACGGGCAGTTGGTGGTGGAGATCAAAGACAACGGCATCGGCCGCAAACGGTCGGCCGCGTTGAAGACGGCGCAACAGAAAAAACACCGGTCCACCGGCTTGAAAAATATTCGCGAGCGGCTGGACATCCTCAATAAAGTTTACAAGACCCATTACCGCGTTGCCATAGACGACCTGCCGGAAGGATCGGGAACCGAAGTGCGCGTGTATTTACCTATGAAAAATCATACCGCGAGCCTATGA